In one window of Verrucomicrobiia bacterium DNA:
- a CDS encoding PAS domain-containing protein, giving the protein MSTSSAMGPTRIFIAHHDAQTARRASQELVAAGYRSDWATTGQGTMAALRETGADLLLLDPELTSPASLEVVRQMKSDASRSQGILLLTLEEQALSPAGLEGIHTGADGCLAGPLRGPSFLAQVGAYDRLYRQRQEWKNQAEITELQRQHLAQQLEASHQSVQHMQATCRQADLARQQAQQDKQHSYEVARMLEGLLDAIPDVIGVLDTQRRVIRYNAAGYRLLGVTAEQARGRPCYEMIGRHHPCALCASEEALATCRPAQIEKFVPEMGCWLDVRSYPVLDEHGHLLYVIEHLRDITARKKTEQALQESEERLRLALASANEGLYDFNLVTGEAVVSPEYARMLGYKPEELKETSAAWRERLHPDDRETVYGVYLDYVAGRRPDYRVEFRQRTKTGEWKWILSVGKIVQFDETGRPLRMIGTHTDITAQRMAEAEREKLQGQLAQAQKMESIGRLAGGVAHDFNNMLQAILGNVAMALDDLPPDSPARESLKEIELAAQRSAELTRQLLAFARKQTIAPHVLNLNETVQGMLKMLRRLIGENIQLDWRPGADLWPVWMDPAQVDQILANLCVNARDAIRGHGLISIETANMTLDATYAATHAEAVPGDYVMLAVTDNGEGMDVHTKEHLFEPFFTTKEPGKGTGLGLATVFGIVKQNRGLINAYSEPGQGATFKVYIPRATNHEAPGPQSTEEKLRRGNETILLVEDEDQVLHLGQRILAQNGYHVLAARTPAEALRLANQHQGPIHLLITDVIMPGMNGRELFDKIIPVRPGLRCLYMSGYTANVIAHHGILEPGMHFIEKPFTVKSLLSKLADVLDAAAPAPSGLESH; this is encoded by the coding sequence ATGAGTACCAGCTCCGCCATGGGCCCAACCCGCATTTTTATCGCCCACCATGACGCGCAGACCGCCCGACGCGCATCCCAGGAACTGGTCGCGGCCGGCTACCGGAGCGACTGGGCCACCACCGGTCAGGGCACCATGGCCGCCTTGCGTGAGACAGGGGCCGATTTACTCTTGCTGGACCCCGAATTGACCAGCCCCGCCAGTCTCGAAGTCGTGCGGCAGATGAAATCTGACGCCAGCCGGTCTCAGGGCATACTTTTGTTGACCTTGGAGGAACAGGCCTTGAGTCCCGCGGGGCTGGAGGGCATTCACACCGGCGCCGACGGCTGCCTCGCGGGGCCGCTACGCGGCCCGTCTTTTTTGGCGCAGGTGGGTGCCTATGACCGGCTTTACCGCCAGCGCCAGGAGTGGAAGAACCAGGCGGAGATCACCGAATTGCAGCGACAACACCTCGCGCAACAATTGGAGGCAAGCCACCAGTCTGTCCAACACATGCAGGCCACCTGTCGCCAGGCGGACCTGGCGCGGCAACAAGCTCAACAGGATAAGCAACACTCGTATGAAGTGGCCCGGATGTTGGAGGGGCTGTTGGATGCCATTCCAGATGTCATCGGTGTTTTGGACACCCAACGCCGGGTGATCCGTTACAATGCCGCCGGCTACCGTCTGTTGGGAGTGACGGCAGAACAGGCCAGAGGCCGCCCCTGTTACGAGATGATTGGCCGTCACCACCCCTGTGCCTTGTGCGCCAGCGAAGAGGCGTTGGCCACCTGCCGGCCGGCCCAAATCGAGAAATTTGTGCCCGAAATGGGCTGTTGGTTGGACGTCCGCTCCTACCCCGTGCTCGACGAACACGGTCACCTGCTCTATGTGATCGAACACCTGCGCGACATTACCGCCAGGAAAAAAACCGAGCAGGCACTCCAAGAAAGCGAGGAGCGGCTGCGCCTGGCCCTGGCCTCAGCCAACGAGGGCCTGTATGACTTCAACCTCGTCACCGGCGAGGCAGTAGTCAGCCCGGAATACGCGCGCATGCTCGGCTACAAACCGGAAGAATTGAAGGAAACCAGCGCCGCATGGCGGGAGCGCTTGCACCCGGACGATCGGGAGACGGTGTATGGTGTCTATTTGGACTACGTGGCCGGACGGCGGCCTGACTACCGCGTCGAATTCCGCCAGCGCACCAAAACGGGCGAGTGGAAATGGATTTTGTCCGTGGGAAAAATCGTGCAGTTCGATGAAACTGGACGCCCCCTGCGCATGATTGGCACGCATACCGACATCACCGCCCAGCGGATGGCGGAAGCCGAGCGCGAAAAATTGCAGGGGCAACTGGCTCAAGCACAAAAAATGGAATCCATCGGCCGGCTGGCGGGCGGCGTTGCCCATGACTTCAACAACATGCTGCAAGCCATCCTGGGCAATGTGGCCATGGCTTTGGATGATCTGCCTCCGGACAGCCCGGCCCGTGAGAGCCTCAAGGAAATTGAACTGGCTGCACAGCGCTCCGCGGAATTGACCCGCCAACTCCTGGCCTTTGCCCGCAAACAAACCATTGCCCCGCATGTTCTCAACCTCAACGAGACTGTGCAGGGCATGCTCAAGATGTTGCGCCGCCTCATCGGCGAAAACATTCAATTGGACTGGCGACCCGGCGCCGACTTGTGGCCGGTCTGGATGGACCCGGCCCAGGTGGATCAAATCCTGGCCAATTTGTGTGTCAACGCCCGCGATGCCATTCGCGGGCACGGCTTGATCTCCATCGAAACCGCCAATATGACACTGGACGCAACCTACGCCGCCACCCACGCCGAGGCGGTGCCCGGCGATTACGTGATGCTGGCTGTCACGGACAACGGAGAAGGCATGGATGTCCACACCAAGGAGCACCTGTTTGAGCCGTTTTTCACCACCAAAGAACCCGGTAAAGGCACCGGTTTGGGATTGGCCACGGTTTTTGGCATTGTCAAACAAAACCGCGGTCTGATTAATGCGTACAGTGAACCCGGCCAGGGTGCGACGTTCAAGGTGTATATACCGCGCGCAACCAACCACGAGGCGCCGGGTCCGCAAAGCACCGAGGAAAAGCTCCGCCGCGGCAACGAAACCATCCTCTTGGTCGAGGATGAAGATCAGGTGCTGCACCTGGGACAGCGCATCCTGGCCCAAAATGGCTACCACGTGCTGGCCGCACGCACCCCTGCCGAGGCCCTGCGGCTGGCGAACCAGCATCAGGGACCAATTCACCTGCTGATCACCGATGTCATCATGCCCGGGATGAATGGGCGCGAGTTATTCGATAAAATCATCCCGGTCCGCCCCGGTTTGCGCTGCCTCTACATGTCCGGTTACACCGCCAACGTCATCGCGCATCACGGCATTCTGGAGCCGGGCATGCATTTTATTGAGAAGCCGTTCACGGTGAAGAGTCTGTTGAGCAAACTGGCTGATGTTTTGGACGCCGCTGCCCCCGCACCGTCTGGTTTGGAAAGTCACTGA